TCTGCATGATAGGAAGTTTAACCGAAGCGTCCAGAAGGCGGCTCTGGTTCTTATAAAACTCAAATGGGTGAACAGTCAATTTTTGATAGGATGATGTGTAATCTTCGTGCAACATGCAAGTATGAACATCATCCTCTTTCTTcactttatttcttttgtttgctcATCATTCTCCACATTTGAATGTTGAGTCTATGAGAAATTGATATTTGCACTATTCTGCATGTTCTTGAAAAGTTGCCCTCGATTTAAACCCCTTTGGCAGTGGTTTTCTATCTAAGCATATTTTGTATGTGCTTTATCTATTTAGCAAGCATTCTTTGTAAATCAGAATGGTGACAACGAAGAACTTGCTAACCTTGATAATGGTGCTTGACTTAACGAAGAACTTACGGTGTACAGTTTTCAGTGTGTAAATGCTCAAGCAGGATTATGATTTTTCAGCACCTGCTTTTTAGCCATTGCCTTTCAAACTCCTGTCTGATCAAACATCTTGTCCATGGATCTCATTGTCAgttctcattttcctttaacaAAACCTCCATAGATACTATACTGGTTATCCAAAGGATCTTGGACCATCACGTTTGGTTCATTTCACGTCGGAACGTGAGTTTGTGCAACTTCTTCATCAAGGTCATCCTGTGGTTGTCGCATTCACGGTCAGGTATCATGTTACTTTtgcctctttcatttttcttctcctcaaCATTTTCCCCATGTTTCTGACCATACTGATGATACAGAGGTAATTACACTAAGCATTTGGACAAAGTGCTGGAGGAAGCAGCTGTTAAATTTTATCCTCATGTGAAATTTATGAGGGTAAGTCAGTTTTTGACATATGTGCAGTGAACGTGTTAGCAAATAGGTCTTTTTATATAATGTTGCCTTAGTTGGCTGCTCTACATTTGTAtctcttgaacttttgatatttCAATTTCCCTTGGTTGTCCATATCCAGTTTTTGGAATTTAGTCTTTATGATGAAGAATTAGCTCGATATGCATCTGTTTCTTGTGCACACTTTTCAGGTGGAGTgtccaaaatttcctgggttcTGTATATCACGGCAGAGGAAGGAATATCCGTTTATTGAGATATTTCATAGTCCTGAACAGGCAAGAGGAATATCCCTTTGTCATATAAATATTGTCATTCTTCTATCTCATTTCCACTGCATTATTGCCGCCTCTCTACTTGCGTCTTTAATGTGTTATTCTTGTCGGGATGGATTCAAAACCAAGACCACTCAACGAGCACCTTCCTTCTGGAAGTTTTCAGAAGCATTGGTGATCATGTTTGGATTACTCATTCACCCAGAATCGCAATATTATCCATAAAACTTGGatcccttcaattttttttttttttttcggtatcaaaattttcctttatatatatgtatactgCTATGCACCTCTGAAACTGCAGTATGCAGATGGGACTTGCACATTTCACTATCAACTGAAACTGCTTCTTGATGTCTTGGTTAAGCAGGCTTCTGACCAGGGAAGAATTGCTGATCCTAATATTACAAAGTACTCTGTCAAGGTTCTTCCAGTAAGTTTGAAACTTGTTTGAGGTGTAGCGTCAGTGAAGTGATGGGTTGCTTAAGTTGATGTCATGCATATTGCTTTCTTAATTAGATTATAGTTGGGACGACCTTTCACTTGTAGTATATTCGCTTTTCATCAACTACATTTTCAGAATAAACTTGAAACCACCTGGAATGAGTGAGTGTCAAACCTGCTTGTGGTTGGGCTAGTGAATGCAGTCTCCTAAATGCGTAGAAACTAGGAAAGAATCTGGTTGTCATTATATATTCTTCCGCCTTTGCTTTTAGGTTTTCCTGATAATACATTTCTCCTATTTTCTTCCCAGTTCAATTACGACCAAAGTGTGTACGGGTTCAGAGAATATTTCAAGCGCCATGGAATAAAGACATCAGATCCTGTTTAAAGTTGGCGATGAGTATGGTTTGCAACTTAGGTAATCAAGGCAGCCAGTCCTCTTGTAGAGAATGAATAAAGTTTCTGTACATTTCGGGTGCTCCCCTTTGTGTTCTTGATGTAGCCATATCTGAAGCACGATGAATCTAGTGataaatacttcaaaattctcTGGTTATACTGTTTAGCTGTAGTCAACAGGTTATTAGGCTCGGATCTTTAAATGACTTGCGTGAACAGTGCACTCTGGCATTAGATATTATTATCAAGGGACGTGGAAGCGACATGCTTAAGCTTTTGGTTGGGTTATTTGACAGAAATTCGAACTTTTGAATGAGAAACAACTTTTTTCTCCCTCGTGGGTACCCCCATTTAAGTGGCTGAAGGAACCCGGGTGCAATAAGTCTACCAATTTTGGTATGTCGGATGATAAATTGTTTCTACTACCATAAGTAGTTAAACAATCCCCACCAAAAGTTTTAAGAAGATTGTGGGTGGTACGCTGCATTTCTGGTCTTTCAACTCTATCTGTTATGAGTGTTTTGCGTTACCTGTTATGATATGTCGggttctttttcttgttttctacAAATCCAATTCATATTACGCAAAATGAATCTaaattgttgtaatataacgtgcgcggaagctaacccagatcttgcaaataaatcaatgcgaaaagccacgagaaataacgaggaacgataaatgacaccagggattacgtggttcggtccgaatatcggtacctacatccacgggagagcaagcaagaacaatccactataatcggagaatcggaattacaattgctcaatacgctcgtgtttcccgcacctaaattatacccaaacccaaagtgtttacaaataaacaacttaattggatataacaaaataaaactcacgaagcaaaTCTTCTCTCTTCAGACTTCTTCGTGGAAGAGCCTCTCGGCAGAAGAACAAGACTCTCTCTTGTTATTCCTCCTTTTATGCGTGGCTCTTCGTTCACAGAAGAAAACCCACGCTTTATACATGAGAGCAATAATGAGGATCAACCAAATCACCTTTGATCGGGACCCacctgtttctttttcttctttctcttcctcctcttcttacGAAGGCTTCTGCTAGggatagataaaagaaagaaaaccctctttcttttactccatgggctccacaataaaatatattatttaagcccctctctttttgtcaaactcttgatctaccattactctctgATGAAGGCTCTTGCACCTTTCATTTACTctcttttgtcttgtggtgccacCAACagttttaaactcgagacatatttaacataaATAACCTTGCATGGACCATGCTGTGAGGTTCATTGGTTGGCGAATTTGGAGATTGAGCTATGGAACTCGCCGTCGTCATTTCACTCCAGCGGTTTTGGTTTATTGGAACTTAAGTTGTCCTGAAGCCCTTAAAATTTTCTTCAGAGTCTTTCGGTTCGTAGGCACTAGCTTTAGGGCAAAGCCTTCCATTTTGAGCATATTACCATGCTAACAGAGAAAATATTCGGCGGTTTGCCAGTGCTACGCCATCAGCTGACGTGTCATGTATTTATTCACTCTAAGCCAATTAGAAATTGACAAGTAAACACTAAAGCGGgcttagattaaaaaaaaaaaattcaaaatctctaTCCACCGCTCTCTTCCTCCTTCATTTGCAACTGTAGCCAGAGTAGCCATGGACCTTGCCGTCCAGGCTTGGTGCCATGTATGAGCTCCAAAGTTGGAAGTTCGCAATCTCCGTGCTTACCTCCATCAAGGGTTTTCGCTAGATCCGGAAGGTCTCCGTTGTCCTTGCTCGTCCATGGGCGGTGTCTCCAAATCTGACTTAGATGAGGCCATGCTCCAAATGTGTCACGGCCAAGGCTCCATGTCTAGACGCGACCATGGGTCAAGATGATGCTAACATATCTTTTGGGGAAAAGCCATGATCTGTCACGGCCGCGTTGCATGGAAGGGGTCTCACTGGTGGAGTTGGAAGAGGGAACTCGGAGGAGATGATGGAAGGGGACACAACACAAGGGAAAGAGACTCCATGACCGTTTGAGGCGGAGGAAGGAAACTCGCTGCGGCAGCCATGGTGGGAGGAGGGTGTCGAAGATAGAGGTTACAGCGCCTTGAGCAGTGGGAGACGGTGGCCATGGCCAAGTTGGGCAGTGGATTCTCAAGTGGCCGGCGAGGCGGTGGTTGTGATGgagacgaagagagagaaaatcctcatttttaattttctcgaaAACGTGTCAATTTTTTAGTTGAACCAACTCACAAATGCTTGCTACGTCATATGGTGACGTGGCACTCGCAAattactgaatttttttttctaacaattCTATCACTGGGGCTAAATCTGGTTGGCATGCCGTCTGGTTTTGCACTTCCATTCCCACTAGCTGAACAATGTCAATGATGTTATCCACTCTTGGCCAGCGATGCTAAGAAATAATCGCATCTACCACCACCAACCAATGGATAAAGAGTTCTCTACCAAAACACAGAAACGCCAAAGTAGACACAAAAGTTCCGTtttttaacttgaattttcGCCATACATGAAAGAGTTCATGCCATACTTAGCAAGAGTTTCTTTCATTCCTAGAAGGAACCACATGATGGAACTTTACGTTTCGCAAAACATCGTATTGGTGCAATCCTCGTTTCTCTATAATAATGTACAAACTCGCAAATGCGAGCTAACATTGGACAAGGATGAAAGCTGGGATATGATGTACACTCTATCCACCTAAAATCTATACAAGCAAGACTGAAAAGCAACTCGTTGGCCAGAAGCGAACAAATCGATGATTTCGTGTCCCAAACTTTTGTTCCTGTTCTTAACTGTACTAACTCGACTCGTCCTCACACCACTCTCTTCTGTCCGGAGTACTTCTCCTGCAAATCCGACTCGCTTCTCCTGTTAAATGACCTCTCTCTGATGGTACCCAAAACCGGCCTCCATGATTTAGCACCTACTGACCTCTGCCCCGCCACTGTCCCGTCTGCGCCCAATAACCGGGTCGGGCTCCGGCCTGGCGAACTAGAAGACGGACTCGAACCCCATGATGGGCCCGAAGTGGAATTCCGACTCGGCGAGTTCCAAATCGGAATAGGGTCGAAGCTCCGAGCCGGAGAGCTCTGTCCAGGACTAGTGCCGCTTGGTCTCCCCGGGCTAGCTTTCGCTTTCACCATGAGTTTCCTCACCAATGCGGACAAGTCCACGGGGGACACGTCGGCCTGAAGAGTGGAGTAGGGAAGCAAGAAGTAGATGCGGCCCGGCTCGAGCGTGACCTGCGGCTTCATGGGTTTCGACCCGGCTGAGAGGAGCTGAGCCGGGGTGCACACGAAATGCTTGGCCGGCTTGCCCGTGACCTCACCCACCGTGATGGGCTCCTCAAAGTCTTCCACGAAGCCATTCCAATGAACCACCCGGACGCTCTTGTTCTTGCACGCAGGTAATGATACTGCTGATGATCTGCATGGCGCACAATTACCCATACTCTCTCCTTGATTGCTCTGTCACTTTGCAATCAAATTTGCTGAGAGAAGAAACAAGAGATGAATGTGCTTTTTATATAACATGAACATTCGTGCTCGGAGCAAGTTGCTAATGGCTGCTTGCGAGGAGATAAAGACAGAAAAGAGGACTTATCTTCTTGTGTTGTGAGAGTTGCATAGGCGATACCAACCGTACGGCTTTTATGCTGGGCCAGGGGCTGGTCGCTGGCCAACTACTTTAAATGTTGTTGGAGTTGGAGACAGTTCCAACCTAGTGGCACAAGTGTTCATGCTATTATTGATTTCTTCTCCCATCGGCAAAGCCTTAGTATGCACCAAAATGCAGGCTCGATTTACTGCACgttccaaattttttaagtTGGTCATGTTATTTGACAAAGtcgttcttctattttttttttctttgagcaTTCCTAAGTTTGGACGTTGCTCTCAATATGGTCACCAAACTTTCACAGTTTTTGTAATGTTAATCATGCCATAAGGTGGCGTGCCTCAAAAGCGGCACAGGGCGCACCTCATTTTTGCTTCTTGCAAATTGTATCTGTGAGACTTTGTAGAATGATTGTTCtaacagtttaaacttttagatgaacacgtgatttaatatttaaatattttaattttggcttAAGCGTGAAAATACATACTTTGGGGGAGACAAATAAATGTCTGGAGAGATTTGAACTGAGGATTGCCCGATCTCATGAGATTATGTGAGATCAttgctaactgttctaaaaatttaggtttttaaatgaaatatgtggtttaatatttaaatgttcTAACATGATTAAAAAACAAGGTATACAAAGCATCTTTAGCCGGCACATTTACATTTTCAACGGGAAAAACAAGGAAGTATCAAACTTCTCCATCAAACACATGAGGATTGCAACGCATCAATTAATGCAACCAAAGTTAGAAGTGCTAGAGTATGACCGGAAAAATCGAGAATGCTAACTTTCCCCTTAAACCCGATAAACTATGAAGCAGCCACAAACTAAAATCAAATGCcattgtcaaaattttcgtcacacgaaaagaaaaagaaaaagaaaagaacatcgGCCCTCTCTCACATACTCTAAAGAATCCGAGTCTTTATAATGGACAGCATGCCGGTTAGCATGAAACAGAAAGAACCTCATCCCGGCACGTATCGTCGGTGCGTTGAGACTACAAGAAGCTAAAAACAACGTTTGTGTCAAGTTGTGTCGGTTGATGAGATCCATTGTCCTTTTGTTCAGAATGATTCTCAGTGTTAGAATGATAAGAAGGCAGTGCCGATTCTTCTAAAGGATtgctcagaagcagaagttCGAATATCATGGCATTTACTTCTGGGTTCATGTCATCAGCAGTTTCCACACAACTTGTTCCTGGCGCCCAATTAATTAATGTCTCCACCCATAAGCCGTTGTGATTAATCTTCTCTTTACCCTTTGTCGGTTTCTTGAAATGGTCCACTCTCAAATGGGAAAGCTTGCCGACCAGCTCTTGGTGATTGGAGGGCAATGGCGTTTGGTGTAGAATTTGTAGGTGATGATTAAGAAGTCTTTAATTGCGATGACTTGGGAGAGACCGTGGGGCTTCGGCATCGATTGTCTCGACATGGTGATCAAGCAACTATTGGCCCACTTAATAATTTCGAGCTAAATTCAAAAgcaagggggaaaagaaaaaaccaacttcagaaaattgcaaaagaaagacATTATTTAAGGGTTCGTTCACTGTCACGTTACGGAATAATGACGAAAAAATGACATTCATCCGATCTGATCGGAAGACAAACTTTAATTCCTCTTAAGCTTTTCATGTCTAGGCCGAAACGACATGTCTCTCAAAAGGACTTTATTGGTGCTTATACGAAGATGTTACGCTGATTGTGGTGTTACAGCCTAGTTACGTTGTTTGCGGTTTATCGAAATTTTAATTGAGAAACAAGAATGACGATACCTCTTTAGTGAAAACCCGATACATGACCGCATAAATGATACAACATTAGCCTTTTACGAGGTATGCTTGTCGTTTCTACATTTTACCTACTATTTTTACGCGAATCTCCCAGTAAAAAGTTGCATTTAGTTATCTGATGAAATCAAGTACCATTGATTTCTATTTTCCATATTTGAGTTGCATTTAATACTGGACAAAGTGGGacgttcatccttatccaaacATTAATGAATTAGTGATGGTTTTTGTTTCTTGGTGGGAGATAAGTTTCTCCctagaaagtcattttcctcTGATTTTACTCGAGAGATCGAATGCAGAATCGATTATTACTAACTTATAGCTTTTGTTTACAACAAAGTCACGGAAAAGCACGATCCAGAAGGCCACAATCTATCCTTTGAATGAAGAGCTTTCTTGCTAGAATGTCATACCCGATATTATGGAACTGTTGTGCGAACACTCCAATTAGGGTCAAAACCTGAAGTTTGACATCCGATTGAACCACTGTCATGCAAAACATGTTTGGCTTCACTTGGAAGAACATGTTGTCGATGTCGAGGACTAGCTCGGCCACGTCTTCGAAACGGAACGTTACAACTGGAAACTGTTGTAGATCCTTCTGCATCGTCCCAACATAGCATAAGAACTCCGGATTGTGCCCGTATTCCACCCGACGTAAGCGTGGGTCAAGCAATCTTCGAACTTCATCGTGCAGTGGGACATAACCATCTCCCTTCAGCCATGTCAGTACCGATCCCAAGTCTAAGGCAACTCCGCCATGTCCAGAAGGCGCTCTTTTGAATGCTCCGGGATCGATCTTTAGCCTGGTCTCGCCGACGCTTATGCCTTGGAGGTTCACGTAATGGTGAACCCCATACATGTCGAGGGTTGTGGAATGGCCTTCGAGCACTGAATCATCCCCGAGGACCAGTTGATTATACTGATAGTGCGGGTCATGTATGTCGCCTATGCGGATGGAGAATTTCGAACCTACCTGTTGAACAAGAGATGCGTAGTAATGATAACTTAACCCTAATGTGCCCGTTACTTGCCCATCGACGCTGCCCTTATTCTCATGACCGCATCTGACCACTCTAATTGGTATTACCATCGTTCCCTCATCAGATGTCTCGAAAGTCACGTTTTCAGATGCAAAGTTACCGCGTGTGCCGGCTCCATCAACATATGAAAAGAGATAAGTACAACATGCCTTATCTCTGTCGCACTCGCCTGTGGAATGAGCACATGCAGCAGAGTTGCAACGGATATTGGAGTACGATGAGGATTTGGCGGGATCGAAGAGAGGAGCAGATTGTTTGAAGCAGGAGATGCAGTGTTTGCACTGAAACCAGAAGAGGTCGCTTCCTGTGTCGATAAGTAAGAGCTGTGGTGCCGGTGGTGTGCCGACTGGTATCTTCATGATGAACGCAATTCCCCTATTGTCTGCAATAAGACCGGCACGGAAGGCATAGTCGTTTGGACCAGCAACTCGTTTGCTCAAGGAGAGAATGCGCGCAATTGAACCATTGATGGCACGTTCAACTAAATCGTAGGCGGTGGCGTTTGGGTTGTAATAAGGAGAATGGATAGAATCAGGGTGGACAAGTGTCATGGCCAATCGCGGAGGTTTCATGGGTTTGGTCTTGGAAGCACCATGAGTTAAGGATGCTGATGAGATGATATTGGTTGGAGACACCAGAAGGAAGACGGAAGACACCACAGGACAATGTCAGTTTCAGAGCCATTTGGTCTTTAAACGAGGTACAAATGATGTTGAACAGAGCAGGTCTttgctttatatatatatgggtgCTTAAAGGAGTTGCAATTAATGCATGGGTctttttgtggcaaattgttGGTCAAAAAAGAGGAGTGCATGCGTCATTTATGGCCAAATTGTTGTCCAAAAGGGAGGACCCTACCATTATTCCTATTTCTCTTCGTGATATTCATTGCATCGGCATTTACTCGGGTTGCCTATATCCAAATAAGAATCagattactaaaaaagtctaaaatcttttatatagtcctaaacctttcaattgaactaattttagtcttaaatattttgataatttttcaatataaccctttaaatcaattttggcaagaaattgcCGTCTTATATGATACGATCAGCTGATATGaatgattttatcaatttttttttttaaattctaaattattttctttccgttttttttttctattttcgtcCGCCACCGGGGCCTCGGTAATGGCTGGCAATGGCAAGGGCTAGGACACTCCCTAGATGCCGGTGAGAGTGGCCCTCGGTTGTGGCCGACGAATTTGCGAGCCATCATTGAGGCTTAGCGATTGTTGGAGGGCAATaggatagaaaaagaaaaagagtaggaaaagaaaaagataaaaaagataaaaaagtttttaaaaaattgctacAATTGTGCACGTCTACACGAGCCATCCTAGCCACCATGTGGGAACAATTGTTGTTGAGTGGAATGTcatatcaacgattttcgattaaaattgaccggaagtaTTATATTAGCAAATCGTTACAAGACTTAAGACTAAACTGacccaattaaaagatttaggactaaattgacatccatacatgtctgaaatgatttttttgttaattgacttttttggcaattgaaACATGGTAAATGACTTTTTGGGCAATTGTCCTCCCAAAAACCAGCTGATAACGAAAGCCCCCCAGAGAAATCAGAAATAAAAAGGCAGATAAAAACTATGCATGTCTAACCGGAGTTGGGAACGTACCATAACCTTCACTTAGTCCTAATATCTCACTTTCTTGCGCATCCACAGTGTCTTTGTTCACGTGGCCGCATCCGAACACCTTAATCGGTACCCTTATAGTGCCCTCGTCGGAAGTCTCGAAGGTTGCTTGCTCAGAGGCGAGGTTACCGGCCGTGGAGGTTCCGTCAAGATACGACCTCTGGTAAAGGCAATACTTGTTATATGCGTCACACTTGCCACGAGAAATCCTACAATCCTCGGAACCGCAAGGGATATTGGAGTAGGTCGACGATTTGGCGGGATCgaaaagaggaggagattgcTTGAAGCAAGTAGTGCAGGGCAGGCACTGAAACCAAAGGAGGTCGCTTGCCGTGTCAATTTCCACGAGTTGCGGGGCCGGCGGCATACCGATGGATATATTGGCAAGGAACCCGAGTGTGCCACCGGCTGCGACTAAGCCGGCATGAACGTCGTCGTCATTTGGAGTGGTGATTATTCTGCTCCAAGAGCAGATGCGGGCGGGCGCACAGTTAATGGCACATTCAGCTCGCTCGGAAACGGTGGCGTTTGGATTGTAATATGGAGATCGAATAGAATTGCGGTGGATGAGCTTGATGGCTAATCCTGTGGTTCAACCGGGGTAGTTTGGGACGAAGCGACATTAGCCAGGTACGTCGAAATGACATTGATGATGCAGATTAGAAGGACAAATAAACAAGATAATGTCATTGCAGTAGCCATTAccataatctaatttttttctcgACCGTCGTATTTTGGCGCACGGGACAGATGCCGTCGCTGAATGTTTCAAGGACGGTTTCGGTGTCGCCTGTTGTGCTTTTTTAGTAGTCACCTATACGAGAATTAGCCTGAGCTTGATGAATGTTCTTTAAGTAATGTTCGATTCATCAGATTGATAGAAGAGAGCTCACTGCATAGCCTTGAGGGACTAATGCTAAATCTAGTTTAACAGGAGCATAAATTATTGCGTCACTGTTCTTGTTAACACTGACTTGACAACCAAGCCATTCAGCAAGCTGTTCACATTCAATTCTTTTCAAGTAGATCTTCCCTTGAGCAATGTCTTAGCCGAGATTATGATGTTGTTGAGACAACGTTCCGCTTAGAGACATGCCCTTGAGACTCAGTTGGCTCTCGGCCACTGCCATGCAAAAGAATCCCGGCCTTCTCTGGAAGAAGAAGCTCTTCGCCGTCATGTTCAGCTTGACCCCGCCATCGAAATGAAGCGCCACGACTggaaaatcactcacctctctCTCCGCTGTCCCCACGTAACACAGCATCGCCGGGTCATGCCCATATTTGACCCTCCTTAGGCCTTGCTTGTCGAGCAAGCTCTGGACTTCGTTCTGGAGTGGAACGTAGCCATCCGTCTTCAGCCAAGTCAGCACCGATCCCATGTCAACCAATACCCCGCCTTCACCGGACGGACTTCGCTTGAACGCTTGTGGGTCGATGTCTAGCATTTTCTCCCCGACGCTTATGCCCTGGAGGTTCACATAGTAGTGACCCTGGAATGTCTCGAGGACCGTTGAATCGCCTTCCATTGCTGAACCCTTGCTGAGGATCGGCTGATTTTGTGGATACTTGGGGTCGGTTATGTTGCCTATGCAGTAGGAAAATTTCGACCCTAATTGTACCACGAGAGACGGGTAAAGAGCGAATCCTAAGCCCAGTACGCCGCTTTCTTGCCAATCCCTAGTGCTGTTAACGTTTATGTGGCCGCACCCCAACACTCTAACCGGAACCACCAATCTTCCGTCGAAGCTCACTACATCAGAGGCGAGGTTACGGATGGTGCTTCCTCTGGCATACGAATAATTGTAAGAGCATTCCTTGTAACGATTGCACTTGCCAAGAGAATGTTCACAATCAAGTGAGTCGCAAGGCAAGTTGTAGTACGTCGATGATCTGGTGGGACCGAAAACCGGAGAGGATTGGTTGAAGCACTGTGTGCAAGGTATGTACTGTATCCAGAAGAGGAGGCTTCCGGTGTCGACGTGCACAAGTTGCGGTACTGGCGGCTTGCCGAAGGATACCTTGGCGAGGAACCCGACTTTCCAGTTGCTGGCAATGAGACCGACAGGGATCCCATTGCCTGGACTAGTAACTCTTCTGCCTAAGGAGCTAATGCGCGCTGCCAAGCCTTCGACGGCC
This genomic interval from Rhodamnia argentea isolate NSW1041297 chromosome 4, ASM2092103v1, whole genome shotgun sequence contains the following:
- the LOC115744499 gene encoding aspartic proteinase CDR1-like — its product is MPPAPQLVEIDTASDLLWFQCLPCTTCFKQSPPLFDPAKSSTYSNIPCGSEDCRISRGKCDAYNKYCLYQRSYLDGTSTAGNLASEQATFETSDEGTIRVPIKVFGCGHVNKDTVDAQESEILGLSEGYASLTHGASKTKPMKPPRLAMTLVHPDSIHSPYYNPNATAYDLVERAINGSIARILSLSKRVAGPNDYAFRAGLIADNRGIAFIMKIPVGTPPAPQLLLIDTGSDLFWFQCKHCISCFKQSAPLFDPAKSSSYSNIRCNSAACAHSTGECDRDKACCTYLFSYVDGAGTRGNFASENVTFETSDEGTMVIPIRVVRCGHENKGSVDGQVTGTLGLSYHYYASLVQQVGSKFSIRIGDIHDPHYQYNQLVLGDDSVLEGHSTTLDMYGVHHYVNLQGISVGETRLKIDPGAFKRAPSGHGGVALDLGSVLTWLKGDGYVPLHDEVRRLLDPRLRRVEYGHNPEFLCYVGTMQKDLQQFPVVTFRFEDVAELVLDIDNMFFQVKPNMFCMTVVQSDVKLQVLTLIGVFAQQFHNIGYDILARKLFIQRIDCGLLDRAFP
- the LOC125314835 gene encoding aspartic proteinase nepenthesin-1-like — translated: MAISCCLGLFLLLCAVEIVPPSSANAAPDTASKNPSRLAIRLIHHDSVPSPNWKVGFLAKVSFGKPPVPQLVHVDTGSLLFWIQYIPCTQCFNQSSPVFGPTRSSTYYNLPCDSLDCEHSLGKCNRYKECSYNYSYARGSTIRNLASDVVSFDGRLVVPVRVLGCGHINVNSTRDWQESGVLGLGFALYPSLVVQLGSKFSYCIGNITDPKYPQNQPILSKGSAMEGDSTVLETFQGHYYVNLQGISVGEKMLDIDPQAFKRSPSGEGGVLVDMGSVLTWLKTDGYVPLQNEVQSLLDKQGLRRVKYGHDPAMLCYVGTAEREVSDFPVVALHFDGGVKLNMTAKSFFFQRRPGFFCMAVAESQLSLKGMSLSGTLSQQHHNLG
- the LOC115744638 gene encoding uncharacterized protein LOC115744638; this encodes MGEQSIFDRMMCNLRATCKYYTGYPKDLGPSRLVHFTSEREFVQLLHQGHPVVVAFTVRGNYTKHLDKVLEEAAVKFYPHVKFMRVECPKFPGFCISRQRKEYPFIEIFHSPEQASDQGRIADPNITKYSVKVLPFNYDQSVYGFREYFKRHGIKTSDPV
- the LOC115744500 gene encoding uncharacterized protein LOC115744500 produces the protein MGNCAPCRSSAVSLPACKNKSVRVVHWNGFVEDFEEPITVGEVTGKPAKHFVCTPAQLLSAGSKPMKPQVTLEPGRIYFLLPYSTLQADVSPVDLSALVRKLMVKAKASPGRPSGTSPGQSSPARSFDPIPIWNSPSRNSTSGPSWGSSPSSSSPGRSPTRLLGADGTVAGQRSVGAKSWRPVLGTIRERSFNRRSESDLQEKYSGQKRVV